Proteins co-encoded in one Carcharodon carcharias isolate sCarCar2 chromosome 7, sCarCar2.pri, whole genome shotgun sequence genomic window:
- the kbtbd8 gene encoding kelch repeat and BTB domain-containing protein 8 isoform X1 → MAAAAELNKFSLGHNGVSSTSQNIGMDPAHACSILQQLKCMYDEQQLTDIVVEVDHGKTFSCHRNVLAAISPYFRSMFTSGLTESTQKKVRIVGVEDDAMRLVLDYAYTSRVSLTEVNVQALFTAASLFQIPSLQDQCAQYMISRLDPQNSIGVFMFADAYGHQELKEKSQDYIRKKILCVAKEQEFLHLTKDQLTSILNSDDLNVEKEECVYESIIQWLEHSRDKREPHLADIFAKCIRVPLMEKTFLQKIPCTFAQAMARNSSEDRNNEGADGCRPRLGMTASQMIICFEAANKHSGKKQTVPCLDTVTGEVFKLCKPPNDLREVGILVSPDNDIYIAGGYRPSNSDVSIDHKAESDFWMHDHATNRWLPRAPLLRARIGCKLVYCCSKIYAIGGRVYEGDGRNALKSVECYDARDNCWIAVCPMPVAMEFHAAVEYQDNIYVLQGEFFLCYDPHKDYWGCLTPMSVPRSQGLSAVCKSSIYYVAGICKAHQRMLTVETYDIQLNKWVRKKDLPLDQSTNPYIKLFLLLNKLHLFVRATQVVVEEHVFRTSRKNSLYQYDEESDQWKKVYESPDKLWDLGRHFECVVAKLYPQCLQKVF, encoded by the exons ATGGCTGCAGCAGCGG AATTGAATAAATTTTCACTGGGACACAATGGAGTTTCAAGTACAAGTCAGAATATCGGGATGGATCCTGCACATGCATGTAGCATTCTGCAGCAGCTTAAATGTATGTACGATGAACAGCAGCTGACAGACATTGTGGTGGAGGTAGATCATGGAAAAACGTTTTCCTGTCACCGAAATGTACTCGCTGCAATTAGTCCTTACTTTAG GTCTATGTTCACAAGTGGCCTTACAGAGAGCACGCAGAAAAAAGTGCGAATTGTGGGAGTGGAGGATGATGCAATGCGGCTTGTGTTAGACTATGCATATACATCCAGAGTATCACTGACAGAGGTCAATGTGCAGGCTCTTTTCACAGCTGCTAGTCTCTTCCAGATTCCATCCTTGCAGGACCAGTGTGCCCAGTATATGATCAGCCGACTGGATCCACAGAACTCCATTGGGGTTTTCATGTTTGCTGATGCTTATGGACACcaggaattgaaggagaaatcTCAAGATTATATTAGAAAGAAAATTTTGTGTGTTGCCAAAGAGCAGGAGTTCCTCCATTTGACTAAAGACCAGCTCACGAGCATTCTAAACAGTGATGACTTAAATGTGGAAAAGGAAGAGTGTGTTTATGAAAGCATAATTCAGTGGCTTGAGCATAGCAGAGACAAAAGGGAGCCACATCTTGCAGACATTTTTGCCAAATGTATACGTGTACCTCTGATGGAAAAGACCTTTTTACAGAAAATTCCTTGCACTTTTGCACAGGCTATGGCTAGAAACTCCTCAGAAGATAGAAACAATGAAGGGGCTGATGGCTGTAGGCCAAGACTTGGTATGACTGCTTCACAGATGATTATCTGCTTTGAGGCTGCCAACAAACACTCAGGAAAGAAACAAACTGTGCCTTGTTTAGATACTGTCACAGGAGAAGTCTTCAAATTATGCAAGCCTCCCAATGATTTAAGGGAGGTGGGAATCTTGGTGTCACCTGATAATGACATTTATATTGCAGGAGGTTACAGGCCAAGTAACAGTGATGTTTCTATAGATCATAAAGCAGAGAGCGATTTCTGGATGCATGACCATGCAACAAACAGGTGGCTGCCCAGAGCTCCATTGCTGAGGGCACGAATAGGGTGTAAACTAGTTTATTGTTGTAGCAAAATTTATGCAATTGGAGGTCGGgtgtatgaaggtgatggacggaaTGCACTAAAATCAGTGGAGTGCTATGATGCCAGGGACAATTGCTGGATAGCTGTGTGTCCGATGCCTGTTGCTATGGAGTTTCATGCTGCTGTGGAGTATCAGGATAATATCTATGTGTTACAAG GTGAATTTTTCCTGTGCTACGACCCTCACAAAGACTACTGGGGCTGTTTGACACCAATGAGCGTGCCTAGATCCCAGGGGCTGTCAGCTGTCTGTAAAAGTTCTATCTACTATGTAGCCGGAATTTGTAAAGCACATCAACGGATGCTTACAGTAGAGACTTATGACATCCAACTTAATAAATGGGTGCGGAAGAAGGACCTTCCACTGGATCAGTCCACAAACCCCTATATTAAACTCTTCTTGCTCCTTAACAAACTGCACCTTTTTGTGCGAGCAACACAAGTGGTGGTGGAGGAACACGTTTTCCGTACAAGCCGTAAGAACTCTTTGTACCAATATGATGAGGAATCTGATCAGTGGAAGAAAGTGTATGAGTCACCAGACAAGTTATGGGACCTTGGCCGCCATTTTGAATGTGTTGTTGCCAAACTTTATCCACAATGTCTTCAGAAAGTGTTTTGA
- the kbtbd8 gene encoding kelch repeat and BTB domain-containing protein 8 isoform X2: protein MSMFTSGLTESTQKKVRIVGVEDDAMRLVLDYAYTSRVSLTEVNVQALFTAASLFQIPSLQDQCAQYMISRLDPQNSIGVFMFADAYGHQELKEKSQDYIRKKILCVAKEQEFLHLTKDQLTSILNSDDLNVEKEECVYESIIQWLEHSRDKREPHLADIFAKCIRVPLMEKTFLQKIPCTFAQAMARNSSEDRNNEGADGCRPRLGMTASQMIICFEAANKHSGKKQTVPCLDTVTGEVFKLCKPPNDLREVGILVSPDNDIYIAGGYRPSNSDVSIDHKAESDFWMHDHATNRWLPRAPLLRARIGCKLVYCCSKIYAIGGRVYEGDGRNALKSVECYDARDNCWIAVCPMPVAMEFHAAVEYQDNIYVLQGEFFLCYDPHKDYWGCLTPMSVPRSQGLSAVCKSSIYYVAGICKAHQRMLTVETYDIQLNKWVRKKDLPLDQSTNPYIKLFLLLNKLHLFVRATQVVVEEHVFRTSRKNSLYQYDEESDQWKKVYESPDKLWDLGRHFECVVAKLYPQCLQKVF from the exons AT GTCTATGTTCACAAGTGGCCTTACAGAGAGCACGCAGAAAAAAGTGCGAATTGTGGGAGTGGAGGATGATGCAATGCGGCTTGTGTTAGACTATGCATATACATCCAGAGTATCACTGACAGAGGTCAATGTGCAGGCTCTTTTCACAGCTGCTAGTCTCTTCCAGATTCCATCCTTGCAGGACCAGTGTGCCCAGTATATGATCAGCCGACTGGATCCACAGAACTCCATTGGGGTTTTCATGTTTGCTGATGCTTATGGACACcaggaattgaaggagaaatcTCAAGATTATATTAGAAAGAAAATTTTGTGTGTTGCCAAAGAGCAGGAGTTCCTCCATTTGACTAAAGACCAGCTCACGAGCATTCTAAACAGTGATGACTTAAATGTGGAAAAGGAAGAGTGTGTTTATGAAAGCATAATTCAGTGGCTTGAGCATAGCAGAGACAAAAGGGAGCCACATCTTGCAGACATTTTTGCCAAATGTATACGTGTACCTCTGATGGAAAAGACCTTTTTACAGAAAATTCCTTGCACTTTTGCACAGGCTATGGCTAGAAACTCCTCAGAAGATAGAAACAATGAAGGGGCTGATGGCTGTAGGCCAAGACTTGGTATGACTGCTTCACAGATGATTATCTGCTTTGAGGCTGCCAACAAACACTCAGGAAAGAAACAAACTGTGCCTTGTTTAGATACTGTCACAGGAGAAGTCTTCAAATTATGCAAGCCTCCCAATGATTTAAGGGAGGTGGGAATCTTGGTGTCACCTGATAATGACATTTATATTGCAGGAGGTTACAGGCCAAGTAACAGTGATGTTTCTATAGATCATAAAGCAGAGAGCGATTTCTGGATGCATGACCATGCAACAAACAGGTGGCTGCCCAGAGCTCCATTGCTGAGGGCACGAATAGGGTGTAAACTAGTTTATTGTTGTAGCAAAATTTATGCAATTGGAGGTCGGgtgtatgaaggtgatggacggaaTGCACTAAAATCAGTGGAGTGCTATGATGCCAGGGACAATTGCTGGATAGCTGTGTGTCCGATGCCTGTTGCTATGGAGTTTCATGCTGCTGTGGAGTATCAGGATAATATCTATGTGTTACAAG GTGAATTTTTCCTGTGCTACGACCCTCACAAAGACTACTGGGGCTGTTTGACACCAATGAGCGTGCCTAGATCCCAGGGGCTGTCAGCTGTCTGTAAAAGTTCTATCTACTATGTAGCCGGAATTTGTAAAGCACATCAACGGATGCTTACAGTAGAGACTTATGACATCCAACTTAATAAATGGGTGCGGAAGAAGGACCTTCCACTGGATCAGTCCACAAACCCCTATATTAAACTCTTCTTGCTCCTTAACAAACTGCACCTTTTTGTGCGAGCAACACAAGTGGTGGTGGAGGAACACGTTTTCCGTACAAGCCGTAAGAACTCTTTGTACCAATATGATGAGGAATCTGATCAGTGGAAGAAAGTGTATGAGTCACCAGACAAGTTATGGGACCTTGGCCGCCATTTTGAATGTGTTGTTGCCAAACTTTATCCACAATGTCTTCAGAAAGTGTTTTGA